A region of Rhizobium sp. CCGE531 DNA encodes the following proteins:
- a CDS encoding LysR family transcriptional regulator, giving the protein MRPRRFLPSMSLLSAFEAVLRTGSTAAAARELDLTQSTVSRLVQNLEQQLGRPLFERHRQKLIPTEAAHAYGRNVSRALDLIQRGSMEFAANPGGGTLSLAILPAFGTRWLAPRLGAFLVKHPGITINLATRLKRFNFAAESFDAAIHFGADDWRDADHMKLFEERLTACISPALLAEHPIDDIADMARLPLLQLETRPTGWRIWFAAQGARPANVTGMLFDQFATMTQSAISGLGVALLPAYLADTEIIEGRLVPVLKRSVPGSGSYWLVWPQSRTNYPPLEAFRAWLAKEKVSGTS; this is encoded by the coding sequence ATGCGCCCGCGTCGGTTCCTTCCCTCCATGAGCCTCCTCTCTGCGTTCGAAGCCGTCTTGCGCACCGGCTCAACGGCGGCGGCGGCGCGTGAGCTTGATTTGACACAGAGCACTGTGAGCCGCCTCGTGCAGAATCTGGAGCAGCAGCTTGGCCGGCCGCTCTTCGAGCGACACAGGCAGAAGCTCATTCCGACGGAAGCAGCCCATGCCTACGGGCGGAACGTGAGCCGCGCGCTCGATCTCATCCAGCGGGGCAGCATGGAATTCGCCGCCAACCCAGGCGGCGGCACCCTGTCGCTGGCTATCCTGCCGGCTTTCGGTACGCGATGGCTGGCGCCGCGGTTGGGCGCATTCCTGGTCAAACATCCAGGTATCACGATCAACCTCGCGACGCGGCTCAAGCGCTTTAACTTTGCCGCCGAGAGTTTTGACGCAGCCATTCATTTTGGAGCAGACGATTGGCGGGATGCCGACCATATGAAACTCTTCGAGGAGCGCCTGACGGCGTGCATTTCGCCAGCGCTCCTCGCTGAACATCCGATTGACGACATCGCGGACATGGCGAGGTTGCCACTTCTGCAACTGGAAACCAGGCCGACCGGCTGGAGGATCTGGTTTGCCGCTCAGGGAGCGCGACCGGCGAACGTGACGGGGATGCTTTTCGACCAGTTCGCGACGATGACGCAGTCGGCGATCTCCGGGCTCGGCGTGGCTCTTCTTCCGGCCTATCTCGCTGACACTGAAATAATCGAAGGGCGCCTGGTACCGGTCCTGAAGAGATCGGTGCCGGGCTCGGGGTCCTACTGGCTCGTCTGGCCGCAATCGCGGACCAATTACCCGCCGCTCGAAGCTTTCCGCGCCTGGCTGGCCA